A single window of Sulfitobacter sp. JL08 DNA harbors:
- a CDS encoding Lrp/AsnC family transcriptional regulator, translating into MSLDATDRRILAALQKRGRMSNSDLSETVNLSPSACHRRVQRLETDGYIKDYVALLDARKMNVPTTVFVEITLMGQADEVLDAFEKAVARIPDVLECHLMAGSADYLLKVVAENTEDFARIHRQYLARLPGVAQMQSSFALRTVFKTTALPV; encoded by the coding sequence ATGAGCCTTGACGCAACTGATCGTCGTATTCTGGCGGCCCTTCAGAAACGGGGCCGGATGTCCAATTCCGATCTGTCGGAAACGGTGAACCTGTCCCCGTCCGCCTGCCATCGCCGCGTGCAGCGGCTGGAAACCGATGGCTATATCAAGGATTACGTGGCGCTGCTGGACGCGCGCAAGATGAACGTACCGACCACCGTATTTGTGGAAATCACCCTGATGGGCCAGGCCGATGAGGTGCTGGATGCGTTCGAAAAGGCGGTGGCGCGGATACCGGATGTTCTGGAATGTCACCTGATGGCGGGCAGTGCGGATTACCTGCTGAAAGTGGTCGCCGAAAACACCGAAGATTTTGCCCGCATCCACCGCCAGTATCTGGCCCGCCTGCCCGGCGTGGCGCAAATGCAAAGCTCGTTCGCGCTGCGCACCGTGTTCAAGACAACGGCCCTGCCGGTGTGA
- a CDS encoding winged helix-turn-helix domain-containing protein: MIYRFATCRLDTDTHRLVRYGKPVHVEPQVFDLLHLLADSNGQRRTTAPDR; encoded by the coding sequence ATGATTTATCGTTTCGCGACCTGCCGGCTGGATACGGACACGCACAGGCTTGTGCGCTACGGCAAACCCGTTCACGTAGAGCCGCAGGTGTTTGATCTGCTGCATCTGCTGGCCGACAGCAACGGACAACGCCGCACGACTGCGCCGGATCGTTGA
- a CDS encoding NAD(P)H-quinone oxidoreductase, whose protein sequence is MKQTMRAIEITEPGGPNVLRMTSRPVPEPGYGDVLIRVAYAGVNRPDALQRAGAYAPPPTASDLPGLEASGEIIAMGAGVSGWQVGDEVCALLPGGGYAEYAITPAAHCLPVPHGMDLKQAACLPETFFTVFSNVFTRGRLTAGERFLVHGGSSGIGTTAIQLAHAFGARVFTTAGSDEKCEACLALGAERAINYRKDDFVPVLKDEGGAHLILDMVGGDYIPRNISALADDGRLVQIAFLQGPKVELNFAQMMMRRLTITGSTLRPQSDLAKARIASDLREAVWPMLGTGQIGPVMDSEFDLADVIAAHERMESSTHIGKIVLNVA, encoded by the coding sequence ATGAAACAGACCATGCGTGCGATTGAAATCACCGAACCAGGTGGCCCGAACGTGTTGCGGATGACCAGCCGGCCTGTCCCCGAACCGGGTTATGGCGATGTTCTGATCCGCGTGGCCTATGCGGGCGTGAATCGCCCCGATGCGTTGCAACGCGCCGGGGCCTATGCGCCACCGCCAACCGCCAGCGATCTGCCCGGTCTGGAAGCGTCGGGTGAAATTATCGCGATGGGCGCGGGCGTATCGGGCTGGCAGGTCGGCGACGAGGTCTGTGCCCTGTTGCCGGGCGGCGGATATGCGGAATATGCCATCACACCGGCGGCGCATTGCCTGCCCGTGCCACACGGGATGGACCTGAAACAGGCCGCCTGCCTGCCCGAAACCTTTTTCACGGTCTTTTCCAACGTGTTCACCCGCGGCAGGTTGACGGCCGGGGAACGGTTTTTGGTGCATGGGGGATCATCAGGCATCGGAACAACCGCGATCCAGCTGGCCCATGCGTTCGGCGCGCGGGTGTTTACCACCGCCGGATCGGACGAAAAATGCGAAGCGTGTCTGGCGCTGGGTGCGGAACGCGCGATCAATTACCGCAAGGACGATTTTGTCCCCGTTCTGAAGGATGAAGGCGGCGCGCATCTGATCCTTGATATGGTTGGGGGCGATTACATACCGCGCAATATATCGGCGCTGGCGGATGACGGACGGCTGGTGCAGATCGCGTTTTTGCAGGGGCCCAAGGTTGAATTGAACTTTGCCCAGATGATGATGCGCCGCCTGACGATCACCGGCAGCACGCTGCGCCCGCAAAGCGATCTGGCCAAGGCGCGCATCGCGTCCGATCTGCGCGAGGCCGTCTGGCCGATGCTGGGCACCGGCCAGATTGGCCCGGTGATGGACAGCGAATTTGATCTGGCGGATGTGATTGCCGCACACGAGCGGATGGAAAGCAGCACCCATATCGGAAAAATCGTACTGAACGTGGCCTGA
- a CDS encoding alpha/beta fold hydrolase codes for MPSVTTPTLVVHALDDAIQPMEQGRILASEIPDARFLTLDSRNHIPLPQDAGWSRMVQAAAQFLKDVSGT; via the coding sequence TTGCCATCGGTCACGACCCCGACACTGGTGGTGCATGCGTTGGACGATGCGATCCAGCCGATGGAACAGGGGCGGATACTGGCCAGCGAAATTCCCGATGCGCGTTTCCTGACACTGGACAGCCGCAACCACATACCGTTGCCACAGGATGCCGGCTGGTCGCGCATGGTGCAGGCGGCAGCACAGTTTCTTAAGGATGTGAGCGGGACCTGA
- a CDS encoding quinone oxidoreductase family protein: MAKTVMIDAFGGPENLSLAERPVGDPEAGEVRIVHKACGLNFIDIYQRTGLYPLDLPHALGMEAAGVIEAVGEGVTHLKVGDRAAYAAAPPGAYCEARVMSAAQVCPLPDDLSFEQGAAMMLKGMTVEYLFHRTTPLKKGDTVLFHAAAGGVGLIACQWARSEGITLIGTAGSDEKCALALEHGAQHCINYRTEDFAARVREITGGTGVDVVMDAVGADTFEGSLNCLKPLGMMISFGNASGPVPPFNIGILGQKGSLKITRPTLFTHIGDHDTCQAMAQHLFSKVQSGEVSIRIDQRFALEDVRQAHTALEARKTTGSTVLTV, encoded by the coding sequence ATGGCAAAAACAGTGATGATCGACGCATTCGGCGGACCGGAAAACCTGAGCCTGGCCGAACGGCCTGTGGGTGATCCCGAAGCCGGCGAGGTACGGATTGTCCACAAGGCCTGCGGGCTGAATTTCATCGACATCTACCAGCGCACCGGACTCTACCCGCTGGATTTGCCCCATGCGCTGGGCATGGAGGCCGCCGGCGTGATCGAGGCCGTGGGCGAAGGTGTGACCCATCTGAAGGTCGGGGACCGCGCAGCCTATGCCGCCGCCCCGCCCGGTGCCTATTGCGAAGCGCGCGTGATGTCGGCCGCACAGGTGTGCCCGCTGCCGGACGATCTGTCGTTCGAACAGGGTGCGGCGATGATGCTGAAAGGGATGACTGTTGAATACCTGTTCCACCGCACCACCCCCCTGAAAAAAGGCGATACGGTTCTGTTTCATGCCGCTGCCGGCGGCGTGGGTCTGATTGCCTGCCAGTGGGCGCGATCCGAAGGGATCACCCTGATCGGCACCGCCGGATCGGACGAAAAATGCGCGCTGGCGCTGGAACATGGCGCGCAACACTGCATCAACTACCGGACCGAGGATTTTGCCGCACGCGTGCGCGAGATCACCGGTGGAACCGGCGTTGATGTGGTGATGGATGCAGTGGGCGCGGACACATTCGAGGGGTCGCTGAACTGTCTGAAGCCGCTGGGCATGATGATTTCGTTCGGCAATGCCTCCGGCCCGGTGCCACCGTTCAACATCGGCATTCTGGGGCAGAAGGGATCGCTCAAGATCACGCGCCCGACGCTGTTCACCCATATCGGGGATCATGACACCTGTCAGGCGATGGCGCAGCACCTGTTTTCCAAAGTGCAATCGGGCGAAGTGAGCATCCGCATCGACCAGCGGTTTGCGCTGGAAGATGTGCGCCAGGCACACACCGCGCTTGAGGCGCGCAAAACCACCGGCAGCACGGTGTTGACGGTGTAG
- a CDS encoding ribonuclease T2 family protein gives MRWLFVWITLASVAVADGEKAGEFDYYVMSLSWSPNWCAQKGDARNSDQCDARHDHGWILHGLWPQYHRGFPSLCRTTQRPPTRGMTDDMADIMGTSGLAWYQWKKHGTCSGLSASAYYALSRQAYESITRPPVFRQLDRAVRLPASVVEEAFLDANPELDRDMITITCKNNHIQEARLCLSKSLKPVPCGQDVVRDCTSQNALFTPVR, from the coding sequence ATGCGCTGGCTGTTTGTCTGGATCACCCTCGCCTCGGTCGCAGTTGCCGACGGCGAAAAAGCGGGCGAATTCGACTATTATGTCATGTCGCTCAGCTGGTCGCCGAACTGGTGCGCACAGAAAGGCGATGCGCGCAATTCCGATCAATGCGATGCGCGCCACGATCACGGCTGGATTCTGCACGGCCTCTGGCCGCAATACCATCGCGGCTTTCCCAGCCTCTGCCGCACCACCCAGCGGCCCCCGACACGGGGCATGACAGATGATATGGCCGACATCATGGGCACCAGTGGTCTGGCCTGGTACCAGTGGAAGAAACACGGCACCTGTTCAGGCCTTTCTGCCAGCGCCTATTACGCCTTGTCGCGTCAGGCCTATGAAAGCATCACGCGCCCGCCCGTATTCCGCCAGCTTGACCGCGCGGTTCGCCTGCCCGCCTCGGTGGTCGAGGAAGCGTTTCTGGATGCCAATCCGGAACTCGACCGCGACATGATCACCATCACCTGCAAGAACAACCACATCCAGGAGGCGCGCCTGTGCCTCTCGAAGTCCCTGAAGCCGGTTCCCTGCGGTCAGGATGTGGTGCGCGACTGCACGTCGCAAAACGCGCTGTTTACGCCGGTGCGCTGA
- a CDS encoding DUF3299 domain-containing protein has translation MSSLLRRKLLLGLSAVIFLPRASFAAEVIDLEWEDLLPKGESPLPPELRGIVQHEAAPLISQQPASSALRTDWNGKIIRLPGYIVPLDFQGTAVTTFILVPFVGACIHVPPPPANQLVLVTTSRPYESSGLFEAVNVTGMFGTSETSTQLAEIGYALSAEKIEPYG, from the coding sequence ATGAGTTCATTGCTCCGGCGCAAATTATTGTTGGGTCTGTCAGCGGTGATCTTCCTGCCGAGGGCGTCTTTTGCGGCAGAGGTTATTGATCTTGAATGGGAAGACCTTCTTCCCAAAGGAGAAAGCCCGCTGCCACCAGAACTGCGCGGTATCGTTCAACACGAAGCCGCACCCTTGATAAGCCAGCAACCTGCATCTTCGGCCCTACGGACCGATTGGAATGGCAAGATCATCCGACTTCCCGGATACATCGTTCCTCTCGATTTCCAAGGCACCGCCGTCACAACCTTTATTCTGGTTCCATTCGTCGGCGCCTGTATCCACGTACCGCCACCGCCCGCAAACCAGCTTGTACTGGTGACGACATCCAGGCCTTACGAGTCCTCGGGCCTCTTCGAAGCGGTCAATGTGACCGGAATGTTCGGCACGTCCGAAACGTCGACCCAATTGGCCGAGATTGGGTACGCCCTTTCTGCCGAGAAAATCGAACCCTACGGGTAG
- the ald gene encoding alanine dehydrogenase, whose product MKIGCPKEIKPQEFRVGMTPNAAQEAVNRGHSVIVETNAGIGAGFDDDAYRAAGAEIIGTAAEVFAAADMIVKVKEPQAGERKMLRDGQLLFTYLHLAPDPDQTHDLLASGCTAIAYETVTDAAGGLPLLAPMSEVAGRLAPQVGAWTLQKANGGRGVLMGGVPGVGPARVMVIGGGVVGTHAARIAAGMGADVTVLDRSLPRMRYLDDVFGGQFKTSYASAGNTIELARQADMIIGAVLIPGAAAPKLISRAQLSELKPGAALVDVAIDQGGCFETSKATTHQDPIYDVDGIMHYCVANMPGAVARTSTIALGNATMPFMLALADKGWKKACADDRHLLNGLNVHAGQLTYEAVGVALGLDFVDPQSLV is encoded by the coding sequence ATGAAAATCGGCTGCCCCAAAGAGATCAAACCACAGGAATTCCGCGTCGGAATGACCCCCAACGCCGCGCAAGAGGCCGTGAACCGTGGCCACAGCGTGATTGTCGAAACCAATGCCGGCATCGGTGCCGGTTTCGATGACGATGCATATCGCGCTGCCGGTGCCGAAATCATCGGAACCGCAGCCGAGGTGTTCGCCGCCGCCGACATGATCGTCAAGGTCAAGGAACCTCAGGCGGGCGAGCGCAAGATGCTGCGCGACGGCCAGTTGCTGTTCACCTATCTGCACCTTGCGCCCGATCCCGACCAGACGCACGATCTGCTGGCCTCGGGCTGTACCGCGATTGCTTATGAAACCGTGACCGATGCCGCTGGTGGCCTGCCACTGCTGGCGCCGATGTCCGAAGTTGCAGGCCGTCTGGCGCCACAGGTCGGGGCGTGGACCCTGCAAAAAGCCAATGGCGGCCGCGGTGTTCTGATGGGCGGCGTACCCGGCGTTGGCCCTGCGCGTGTGATGGTTATCGGTGGCGGTGTTGTCGGCACCCACGCGGCCCGCATTGCGGCCGGCATGGGCGCGGATGTGACCGTTCTTGACCGGTCCCTGCCGCGGATGCGTTATCTGGATGACGTTTTTGGCGGCCAGTTCAAAACCAGCTATGCCAGCGCGGGCAACACGATCGAACTGGCGCGTCAGGCCGACATGATCATCGGCGCGGTTCTGATCCCCGGTGCCGCTGCGCCGAAACTGATCAGCCGCGCACAATTGTCCGAACTGAAACCCGGTGCCGCCCTTGTGGACGTTGCCATCGATCAGGGCGGATGTTTCGAAACATCCAAGGCAACCACGCATCAGGATCCGATCTATGATGTGGACGGCATCATGCATTACTGCGTGGCCAACATGCCCGGCGCCGTTGCACGCACATCCACCATCGCACTGGGCAATGCCACCATGCCGTTCATGCTGGCACTGGCCGACAAGGGCTGGAAAAAGGCCTGCGCCGATGACCGCCATCTGCTGAACGGTCTGAACGTCCATGCCGGTCAGCTGACCTATGAGGCCGTCGGCGTTGCGCTGGGTCTGGATTTCGTAGACCCGCAATCGCTGGTCTGA
- the rpsU gene encoding 30S ribosomal protein S21: MQVSVRDNNVDQALRALKKKLQREGVFREMKLKQHFEKPSEKKAREKAEAIRRARKLARKKAQREGMM; encoded by the coding sequence ATGCAGGTTAGTGTTCGTGACAACAATGTCGATCAGGCCCTTCGGGCTCTGAAGAAAAAACTCCAGCGCGAAGGTGTGTTTCGCGAAATGAAGCTGAAGCAGCATTTCGAAAAACCGTCCGAGAAAAAAGCGCGCGAGAAGGCAGAAGCGATCCGCCGCGCCCGGAAATTGGCACGGAAAAAAGCGCAGCGCGAAGGTATGATGTAA
- a CDS encoding COQ9 family protein: MTGLPQDDAKAKLLAAALTHVPFDGWSEATLKAAIADTGMDAIQARALFPRGAVDLALAFHDAGDAEMLARLAKADMSELKFRDKIALAVRLRLEAIEDKEAVRRGATLFALPHYAADGARAVWGTCDKIWTALGDTSDDVNWYTKRATLSGVYSSTVLYWLGDDSVGHQATWAFLDRRIENVMQFEKFKAQVNSNPALKRLLAGPLWALGKVRAPTRMPDVNLPGSWTTPR; this comes from the coding sequence ATGACCGGACTTCCACAGGATGATGCAAAGGCGAAATTGCTGGCGGCAGCCCTGACACATGTGCCGTTTGACGGCTGGTCCGAAGCGACGCTGAAGGCGGCGATCGCCGACACAGGGATGGATGCGATCCAAGCGCGGGCGCTGTTTCCGCGCGGCGCGGTGGATCTGGCGCTGGCCTTTCACGATGCCGGAGACGCGGAAATGCTGGCCCGTCTGGCCAAGGCAGACATGAGCGAGTTGAAATTCCGTGACAAAATCGCGCTGGCCGTGCGGCTGCGGTTGGAAGCGATTGAAGACAAGGAAGCGGTGCGCCGTGGCGCCACCCTGTTTGCGCTGCCCCATTACGCGGCAGACGGGGCCAGGGCCGTCTGGGGCACCTGTGACAAGATATGGACGGCACTGGGCGACACATCCGACGATGTGAACTGGTACACGAAACGCGCCACGCTCAGCGGTGTTTACAGTTCCACCGTGCTGTACTGGCTGGGCGATGATTCGGTCGGACATCAGGCGACCTGGGCGTTTCTGGACCGGCGGATCGAAAACGTCATGCAGTTTGAAAAGTTCAAGGCACAGGTGAATAGCAATCCGGCGCTCAAGCGGTTGTTGGCCGGGCCGCTTTGGGCGCTGGGCAAGGTGCGCGCGCCCACCAGAATGCCCGACGTGAACCTGCCGGGAAGCTGGACCACGCCCAGATAG